The Metabacillus litoralis genome contains a region encoding:
- the rpmG gene encoding 50S ribosomal protein L33, with translation MRVNITLACTDCGERNYISKKNKRNNPDRLELKKYCSREKKMTVHRETK, from the coding sequence ATGCGTGTGAATATTACATTAGCTTGCACTGATTGTGGCGAACGTAACTATATTTCTAAAAAGAATAAACGTAATAATCCAGATCGTCTTGAACTTAAGAAATATTGTTCAAGAGAGAAAAAAATGACAGTACACCGTGAAACAAAGTAA
- the phoU gene encoding phosphate signaling complex protein PhoU: MSIRERFEIDLKNLRDKLIEIGSVTEIALNKSIDALEKQNIDEALQIIEDDYRVDDLDEEINDLAILLIAKQQPVATDLRRVIVAIKISSDIERMADFAVNIAKSTIRIGDEPLVKPIKHIRKMHEIATKMLSLSIKAFNEEDLVLAKEVADMDDQVDELYGETIRDILDLMSSKKDSYQQLTQLMFICRYIERTADHATNISESIMYLIKGQRYDLNS; the protein is encoded by the coding sequence ATGAGTATCAGAGAAAGATTCGAGATCGATTTAAAAAACTTAAGAGATAAATTAATTGAAATAGGAAGTGTTACTGAAATTGCACTTAACAAGTCAATTGATGCGTTAGAAAAACAAAATATTGATGAAGCTCTTCAAATTATTGAGGATGATTATAGAGTGGACGACCTTGATGAAGAAATTAACGATTTAGCGATCCTTTTAATTGCTAAACAACAGCCTGTTGCAACAGATTTAAGAAGAGTTATTGTTGCAATTAAAATTTCAAGTGATATTGAAAGAATGGCTGATTTTGCAGTAAACATAGCTAAGTCAACAATTAGAATCGGTGATGAACCTCTTGTTAAACCAATTAAACATATTAGAAAGATGCACGAAATTGCTACAAAAATGCTTTCGTTATCGATAAAGGCTTTTAATGAAGAAGACCTTGTTTTAGCAAAAGAAGTGGCTGATATGGACGATCAGGTGGATGAATTATATGGAGAAACAATTCGAGATATATTGGATCTCATGTCATCTAAAAAAGACAGCTATCAGCAACTTACTCAGCTTATGTTCATTTGTCGATATATTGAAAGAACAGCAGATCATGCAACAAATATTTCTGAGAGTATTATGTACTTGATTAAAGGACAGAGATACGATTTGAATTCATAA
- a CDS encoding DUF92 domain-containing protein: MLLGLLLVMFLSYRAWKMRSLSISGMIGAFVVGSAIFLGFSWKGLFLLGCFFVSSSLLSKVKAKQKSFLQEILPKGDQRDMMQVAANGGIPALIAVVYYFQGSNDTLYLLLFSISLAAANSDTWASEIGTLSKGRPRMLLTLKEVDRGTSGAVSLLGSFAGLVGAFFIGIMSGFVFSLSILDVLFIALFGFLGNIFDTVLGQTVQIKYKCKTCQKVTEKRIHCSKIGWKSNRFAFMNNDAVNFIAIVLTTFLAFLSFI; encoded by the coding sequence ATGTTACTTGGATTACTTTTAGTCATGTTCCTTTCCTATAGGGCGTGGAAAATGAGGTCGTTGTCGATAAGTGGAATGATAGGTGCTTTTGTGGTAGGTTCAGCTATTTTTTTAGGTTTTTCCTGGAAAGGCTTATTTTTATTGGGATGCTTCTTTGTAAGTTCGAGCCTTCTAAGTAAGGTTAAAGCAAAACAAAAGTCATTTTTACAGGAAATCCTTCCTAAAGGTGATCAACGAGATATGATGCAGGTAGCGGCAAATGGAGGAATACCAGCGCTTATTGCAGTTGTTTATTATTTCCAAGGGTCAAACGATACACTCTACCTCTTGTTGTTTTCAATTTCTTTAGCTGCAGCAAATTCAGATACATGGGCTTCCGAAATAGGCACATTGAGTAAAGGACGTCCTAGAATGTTGCTTACACTAAAGGAAGTGGACAGAGGTACCTCTGGTGCTGTTTCTTTGCTTGGTTCTTTTGCTGGTTTGGTTGGAGCGTTCTTTATCGGTATTATGTCAGGTTTCGTATTTTCACTGTCTATACTAGATGTCTTATTCATTGCTCTTTTTGGTTTCCTTGGAAATATTTTTGATACTGTTCTAGGGCAAACTGTTCAAATAAAATACAAATGTAAAACTTGTCAAAAGGTTACTGAAAAAAGAATTCATTGTTCGAAAATTGGATGGAAATCAAATCGGTTTGCTTTTATGAATAATGATGCAGTTAATTTTATAGCAATTGTATTGACGACATTCCTAGCGTTTCTATCCTTTATATAA
- a CDS encoding DUF456 domain-containing protein, translated as MQIIYWSVISLLFVVSFIGLIYPIIPSVLFIVAGFLLYGWFFEFTELTWLFWMIQGFFIALLFGADYLANLLGVKKFGGSKAAIWGSTIGLLVGPFIVPFIGVIIGPFIGAVFAELLFHKKEFKLAIKSGVGSLLGFISGVFAKGFIQLMMIAYFLFQVLR; from the coding sequence ATGCAAATAATCTATTGGTCCGTTATTAGTTTATTGTTTGTCGTTTCCTTTATTGGACTTATCTATCCAATTATCCCTAGTGTTCTTTTTATTGTTGCGGGATTTTTACTATATGGATGGTTCTTTGAATTTACTGAATTAACATGGTTATTTTGGATGATACAGGGATTCTTTATTGCTTTACTATTTGGAGCGGATTATTTAGCAAATCTGTTAGGGGTAAAAAAATTTGGTGGTAGTAAAGCAGCTATTTGGGGAAGTACGATTGGTCTTTTAGTTGGACCTTTTATTGTTCCGTTTATAGGTGTAATAATAGGGCCTTTTATAGGTGCTGTATTTGCAGAGCTATTATTTCATAAAAAGGAATTTAAATTAGCTATAAAGTCAGGTGTAGGATCTTTATTAGGATTTATTTCAGGTGTGTTTGCAAAAGGATTCATTCAATTAATGATGATCGCGTATTTTCTATTTCAGGTTTTAAGATAG
- a CDS encoding MFS transporter: MSKMKKIIGDVDVSKDLILLLVIGGLYSLSIALSNTFVNVYLWKQSGKFIDLAIYNLSIVVMQPLTFIFAGRLAKKVDRVIVLRLGVIFLAVFFLSVLMIGGSAAKFLILLGGTLGIGYGFYWLAFNVLTFEITEPETRDFFNGFLGVMNSTAGMVGPIVAGFVISRLKNFTGYTTIFTISLLLFSGAVVLSFFLKRRKAEGDFILKRIFHERKNNKNWRHVTRAHFFQGLREGTFAFVIGVFVFITTGSELALGTFGLVNSGVAFIGYYLASRVIKKNKRKRFILIGGTLLYLSIYLILFDLTYQKLLIYAALIAIGYPMLLVPYMSLTFDVIGKAWSAAKARIEYIVVKEIFLNAGRIVSILGFIIAISFFDEKQSIPVLLAIIGAGHFVIYFFVKNVQLEESEESIEQTSRKPVLKNNLVDGDSSG, translated from the coding sequence ATGTCAAAAATGAAGAAAATTATTGGTGATGTAGATGTAAGTAAAGATTTAATTTTATTATTAGTGATAGGCGGATTATATTCCCTAAGTATTGCACTTTCTAATACGTTTGTGAACGTTTACTTATGGAAACAGTCCGGAAAATTTATTGATTTAGCCATTTACAATTTATCAATTGTAGTGATGCAGCCTTTAACCTTTATCTTTGCAGGAAGGCTTGCTAAAAAGGTAGATCGAGTAATTGTATTAAGGCTAGGTGTTATTTTTTTAGCTGTATTCTTCTTAAGCGTCCTTATGATCGGAGGATCTGCTGCGAAATTTCTTATCCTATTAGGCGGTACATTAGGGATAGGGTATGGTTTCTACTGGCTTGCGTTTAACGTTTTAACATTTGAGATTACTGAACCTGAAACAAGAGATTTCTTTAATGGATTTTTAGGTGTGATGAACTCTACAGCTGGAATGGTTGGTCCTATAGTTGCTGGTTTTGTCATCTCTAGGCTTAAAAACTTTACTGGATATACGACAATCTTTACAATTTCTCTCTTATTATTCTCAGGCGCTGTAGTACTGAGCTTTTTTTTAAAGAGAAGAAAAGCCGAAGGAGATTTTATTTTAAAACGAATTTTTCATGAAAGAAAGAATAATAAAAATTGGCGACATGTTACAAGAGCACATTTTTTTCAAGGCTTAAGGGAAGGAACCTTCGCTTTTGTAATTGGTGTTTTCGTCTTTATTACAACAGGTAGTGAATTAGCGTTAGGGACTTTCGGTTTAGTCAATTCAGGTGTAGCTTTTATTGGTTATTATCTTGCATCAAGAGTGATAAAGAAAAATAAGCGTAAACGTTTCATTTTAATAGGTGGGACTTTACTTTATCTCTCAATTTATTTAATTTTGTTTGATTTGACTTATCAAAAGCTACTTATATATGCTGCCCTCATTGCTATTGGGTATCCGATGTTACTCGTTCCGTATATGTCATTAACATTTGATGTGATTGGAAAGGCGTGGAGCGCTGCAAAAGCGAGAATAGAGTACATTGTGGTAAAAGAGATTTTTCTAAACGCAGGAAGAATTGTGTCAATACTAGGGTTTATCATTGCTATTTCTTTCTTTGATGAAAAACAAAGTATTCCGGTTTTACTTGCCATTATTGGAGCGGGCCATTTCGTTATATACTTTTTTGTAAAAAATGTTCAACTAGAAGAAAGCGAAGAAAGTATAGAGCAAACAAGTCGAAAACCAGTTTTAAAGAACAATCTTGTTGATGGTGATAGTAGTGGGTAA
- a CDS encoding endolytic transglycosylase MltG yields MSKLGFQAFAAGMIVATSVLGGTYLLSDHQSATADSEQKEVTEKQVNQFLKSNGQVSITSEEYEELLALKKVEVVQEDSQNQQQTETAKETEQPKEAEEKKEEVIKYNITIKEGMTTSEVSDLLEQNAIIASSFEFDQFLIKNNFHTRVQLGTFEVQKGMTFQQLAEAITR; encoded by the coding sequence ATGAGTAAATTAGGCTTTCAAGCTTTTGCAGCAGGCATGATTGTTGCAACTTCTGTTCTTGGCGGAACCTATCTTCTTTCAGATCATCAATCTGCAACTGCTGATAGTGAGCAAAAAGAAGTAACAGAAAAACAAGTCAACCAGTTTCTTAAAAGTAATGGACAAGTTTCCATCACATCTGAAGAGTATGAAGAGCTTTTAGCACTTAAAAAAGTTGAAGTAGTACAAGAGGACTCTCAAAATCAACAACAAACTGAAACGGCTAAAGAAACTGAACAACCTAAGGAAGCTGAAGAAAAGAAAGAAGAAGTAATAAAGTATAATATTACGATTAAAGAAGGCATGACAACTAGTGAAGTTTCTGATCTTCTTGAACAAAATGCCATAATCGCCTCATCTTTTGAATTTGATCAATTTTTAATCAAAAACAACTTTCATACAAGAGTCCAGCTTGGTACGTTTGAAGTCCAAAAAGGAATGACGTTCCAGCAACTTGCAGAAGCGATTACTAGGTAA
- a CDS encoding glycosyltransferase family 4 protein, translating into MMKSDRTILVLTPEFDEHLVGGLGRHVNDFVEEGIKHNLTFIILTPSKSNKESYMKKENVHIFHLLPWKQNSSDLFDFIRNINFRFSQFVLQELHIPFDLIHVHDWMFTASACQIKEELHKPLITTIHSTEHERKQFKNGKELSTITNYEKQLIEASDQLIVCSLYMRKIIENRAVKREIQIEVIPNGVIVENYQKMLEPSQALQKFSFINSPFLLSMGRLVKEKGYHLLLEAFSILHKEYSELNLVIAGEGPYEEQLKQMTTTLQIKANVFFTGFVKDKERNTLLSNCQALIVPSLYEPFGIVALEGMVLHRPIISSQVGGLGEVLLHNRGLLTEQINSKSLAETLHFVLSHPKQADEIAHTGYLAIIKEYQWSILIKKLISIYKKPEFLQYL; encoded by the coding sequence ATGATGAAGAGTGATCGTACAATTTTAGTGTTAACACCTGAATTTGATGAACATCTAGTTGGGGGACTTGGTAGACATGTAAATGATTTCGTGGAGGAAGGGATTAAACATAATCTTACATTTATTATTTTAACGCCTTCTAAAAGTAATAAAGAAAGTTATATGAAGAAGGAGAATGTCCACATCTTTCACTTGCTGCCATGGAAACAAAACTCGTCAGATTTGTTCGATTTTATACGGAACATTAATTTTCGGTTCAGTCAATTTGTTCTTCAGGAGCTACACATTCCATTTGACCTCATTCACGTACATGATTGGATGTTTACGGCATCAGCTTGTCAAATTAAGGAAGAATTACATAAACCATTAATTACGACGATTCATTCTACAGAACATGAACGAAAACAATTTAAGAATGGAAAAGAGCTTTCCACCATAACAAACTATGAGAAACAGCTTATTGAAGCTTCAGATCAGCTAATCGTTTGTAGTCTTTATATGAGAAAAATTATAGAAAATAGAGCAGTAAAACGAGAAATTCAAATAGAGGTAATACCAAATGGTGTTATCGTCGAAAACTATCAAAAAATGCTAGAGCCTTCACAAGCACTACAAAAGTTTTCTTTTATCAATTCTCCTTTTTTATTATCCATGGGAAGATTAGTTAAAGAAAAGGGATATCACCTTCTCCTTGAGGCCTTCTCGATCTTACATAAAGAGTATTCTGAATTAAACCTTGTTATAGCTGGTGAAGGACCTTATGAAGAACAATTAAAACAAATGACAACAACTCTTCAAATCAAGGCGAACGTTTTTTTTACTGGTTTTGTGAAAGATAAGGAACGTAATACACTACTTAGCAATTGCCAAGCACTTATTGTACCAAGCTTATATGAGCCATTTGGGATCGTTGCTTTAGAAGGAATGGTTTTACATAGACCAATTATCTCATCTCAGGTTGGAGGCTTAGGAGAAGTGTTGTTGCATAACCGTGGCTTGTTAACAGAGCAAATTAACAGCAAAAGTTTAGCTGAAACTCTACATTTTGTTCTGTCACACCCAAAGCAGGCCGATGAGATAGCTCATACTGGATATCTTGCTATTATAAAGGAGTATCAGTGGTCAATTCTTATAAAAAAGTTAATCTCTATCTATAAAAAGCCTGAATTTCTACAATATCTTTAA
- a CDS encoding PstS family phosphate ABC transporter substrate-binding protein codes for MKSFKNLALLIVMGILVVFAAACGGGETAEETNTGNGEATEEEATLEGSVVIDGSGTVYPFMARMAENYMGENEEVSVEVSRAGTSAGFEKFLVAENGTDFNDASRHIKEEETAKAEELGIEVKEFQVALDGLTFVINKENDWAKEMTQEDVVKIFLAEGGVTKWSDINPEWPAEEIKPMGPNENHGTNEFMFETIMEEKDFVDSVNLQQEYSTLVDLVSKDKNAIAFFGYGYYESNKDKLNAVSVDFGKGPIAPSLDTIGLDDEAGYKAFTRPVFTYLNVDMAKEKPQVLDYAIYTMENAQDVAAETGFAPLKDEVIQESISYLEGLK; via the coding sequence ATGAAAAGCTTTAAAAACCTAGCATTACTTATCGTAATGGGAATCTTAGTTGTATTCGCAGCTGCTTGTGGTGGCGGAGAAACTGCAGAAGAAACTAACACTGGTAACGGAGAAGCTACTGAAGAAGAAGCAACTTTAGAAGGTAGCGTTGTAATTGATGGTTCTGGTACTGTATATCCTTTCATGGCAAGAATGGCTGAAAACTATATGGGTGAAAATGAAGAAGTTTCTGTTGAAGTAAGTCGTGCGGGTACTTCTGCTGGTTTTGAAAAGTTTCTTGTAGCTGAAAACGGAACTGATTTTAATGATGCATCTCGTCATATTAAAGAAGAAGAAACAGCTAAAGCTGAAGAGCTTGGTATTGAAGTTAAAGAATTTCAAGTTGCTCTTGATGGTTTAACATTTGTTATCAATAAAGAAAATGATTGGGCAAAAGAAATGACTCAAGAAGATGTTGTTAAAATCTTCCTTGCTGAAGGTGGAGTAACTAAATGGTCTGATATTAATCCAGAATGGCCAGCTGAAGAAATCAAGCCTATGGGTCCTAACGAAAACCATGGTACTAACGAGTTCATGTTTGAAACGATCATGGAAGAAAAAGATTTCGTTGATAGTGTTAACTTACAACAAGAATATTCTACTCTTGTAGATCTTGTTTCAAAAGATAAAAATGCAATTGCATTCTTTGGATACGGATACTACGAGAGCAATAAAGATAAATTAAACGCAGTTTCTGTTGACTTTGGTAAAGGTCCAATTGCTCCAAGTTTAGATACAATTGGTTTAGATGATGAAGCTGGGTATAAGGCATTTACTCGTCCAGTATTCACATACTTAAATGTTGATATGGCAAAAGAAAAGCCACAAGTTCTTGATTATGCAATCTACACTATGGAAAATGCTCAAGATGTAGCTGCAGAAACTGGATTTGCTCCATTGAAAGATGAAGTAATTCAAGAATCAATTAGCTACTTAGAAGGATTAAAATAA
- the sodA gene encoding superoxide dismutase SodA, producing MAYELPQLPYAYDALEPHIDKETMNIHHTKHHNTYITNVNAALEGNADLAGKSVEELVSNLDAVPEAIRPAVCNNGGGHANHSLFWTILSPNGGGEPAGELGEAINAKFSSYDSFKEEFAKAATTRFGSGWAWLVVNNGELEVTSTPNQDSPLMEGKTPILGLDVWEHAYYLNYQNRRPDYIASFWNVVNWDEVSKRFSAAK from the coding sequence ATGGCTTACGAATTACCACAATTACCTTATGCGTATGATGCACTAGAACCACATATTGACAAAGAAACAATGAACATTCATCACACAAAACACCACAACACTTACATTACAAATGTAAATGCTGCTTTAGAAGGAAATGCGGATTTAGCAGGAAAAAGTGTTGAAGAATTAGTTTCTAATCTTGACGCTGTACCTGAAGCTATTCGCCCAGCAGTATGTAATAATGGTGGTGGACATGCAAACCACAGTCTATTCTGGACAATCTTATCTCCAAATGGTGGCGGTGAGCCGGCTGGTGAGCTTGGTGAAGCAATTAATGCTAAATTTAGTAGCTACGACAGCTTTAAAGAAGAGTTTGCTAAAGCGGCAACAACTCGTTTCGGTTCAGGTTGGGCTTGGTTAGTTGTAAACAATGGTGAATTAGAAGTAACAAGCACTCCAAACCAAGACTCTCCTTTAATGGAAGGAAAAACACCAATCCTTGGTTTAGATGTTTGGGAGCATGCTTATTACCTAAACTACCAAAACCGCCGTCCAGATTACATCGCTTCTTTCTGGAACGTAGTAAACTGGGATGAAGTTTCTAAGCGTTTCAGCGCTGCGAAATAA
- the pstC gene encoding phosphate ABC transporter permease subunit PstC: MIEKKRSTTNLTSVTEKFMPKFLLAIATISILTTIGIVVTLLTETINFFRDVSFLDFYTGTILKPLGDEAVFGVLPLLMGTLYSTIIAMIVAIPVGLMAAVFLSEYASDKVRRILKPILEILAGIPTIVYGFFAYTFVTPLLRSFIPALEPTNILSPGIVMGIMIIPMVASLSEDAMSSVPNSMREGALALGSTKLEVTWKVVIPAAISGIIASFVLGISRAIGETMIVAIASGSNKNFTFDLTQSMQTMTAYIVEVTGGEAPAGSTIYYSLYAVAMTLFVFTLIMNLVAQYISRKYREEY; encoded by the coding sequence ATGATTGAAAAAAAGAGAAGCACGACAAATTTAACTTCAGTCACAGAAAAGTTCATGCCTAAATTTTTATTAGCAATTGCAACAATATCAATACTAACAACTATTGGTATAGTTGTTACTCTACTAACTGAAACAATTAACTTTTTTAGAGATGTTTCATTTTTAGACTTTTATACAGGAACAATTTTAAAACCATTAGGTGATGAGGCAGTATTTGGAGTACTTCCATTATTAATGGGTACACTCTATTCAACAATTATCGCCATGATAGTGGCTATTCCAGTTGGTTTAATGGCAGCTGTATTCTTGAGTGAATATGCTTCAGATAAAGTGCGCAGAATTCTAAAGCCTATATTAGAAATTCTTGCAGGTATTCCTACGATCGTATATGGTTTTTTTGCTTACACCTTTGTAACACCCTTATTAAGGTCTTTTATACCAGCCTTAGAACCAACAAATATTTTAAGCCCTGGTATAGTAATGGGTATTATGATCATTCCAATGGTAGCATCACTTTCTGAAGATGCAATGAGTTCTGTGCCAAACTCAATGAGAGAAGGTGCTCTTGCCCTTGGTTCAACCAAACTTGAGGTAACTTGGAAAGTCGTCATTCCAGCTGCTATATCTGGTATTATTGCCTCGTTTGTATTAGGAATTTCTCGTGCGATTGGTGAAACGATGATCGTCGCAATTGCAAGTGGAAGTAACAAGAACTTTACCTTTGATCTTACACAATCCATGCAGACAATGACTGCTTACATCGTTGAAGTAACTGGTGGGGAAGCTCCTGCAGGTTCAACTATTTATTACAGTTTATACGCTGTTGCTATGACATTATTTGTTTTTACTCTTATAATGAACCTAGTTGCTCAGTATATTTCTCGTAAATATAGGGAGGAATATTAA
- the pstA gene encoding phosphate ABC transporter permease PstA, translated as MKYVDVEQVQKKMGSRLFANNLANVVFLLATLFGLVVLLTLIYRVYSDSIGWIDFQFITNKLSTDAERAGIMGAIMGTLWLMVVVAPVTMFLGVGTAIYLEEYAKNGKLKSIIQTNISNLAGVPSVVFGILGLTVFVRSFGLGNIVLAGGLTMSLLVLPIVVVASQEAIRAVPQYLREASYGMGATKWQTIKNIVLPAAIPGVLTGLILSLSRAIGETAPLVVIGIPALLIPLPDGIFDKFTILPMQIYYWTVDSALVAEYANLAAATIVILLIVLFLMNSIAIIIRNKFQNRF; from the coding sequence ATGAAATATGTAGATGTTGAACAGGTACAGAAAAAAATGGGATCGCGATTGTTTGCGAATAACCTTGCGAACGTTGTTTTTCTATTAGCGACTCTATTTGGATTAGTCGTATTATTAACATTAATCTATCGAGTATATTCAGATAGTATTGGATGGATTGACTTTCAATTTATTACGAATAAACTTTCAACAGATGCAGAACGTGCAGGTATTATGGGTGCGATCATGGGTACTTTATGGTTAATGGTCGTTGTTGCACCTGTTACAATGTTTTTAGGAGTAGGTACTGCAATCTACCTAGAGGAATATGCAAAAAACGGGAAATTAAAATCTATTATTCAAACTAATATTTCTAACTTAGCTGGTGTTCCATCCGTCGTATTCGGTATATTAGGTTTGACTGTATTTGTACGTAGCTTTGGATTAGGGAATATTGTTCTTGCTGGTGGTTTGACAATGTCTTTATTAGTACTTCCAATTGTTGTTGTTGCAAGTCAAGAAGCTATTCGGGCTGTTCCACAATACCTTAGAGAAGCTTCTTATGGAATGGGAGCTACTAAATGGCAAACAATAAAAAATATTGTTTTACCGGCAGCCATTCCAGGGGTGTTAACTGGTCTAATACTTTCTCTCTCTAGAGCAATAGGTGAAACAGCACCTCTAGTTGTTATAGGTATTCCGGCATTGTTAATTCCACTTCCAGATGGAATTTTTGATAAATTTACAATTTTACCTATGCAAATATATTATTGGACTGTTGACTCTGCACTTGTTGCTGAGTATGCAAACCTTGCTGCAGCTACAATCGTTATACTCTTAATCGTATTATTCTTAATGAATTCAATTGCAATCATTATTAGAAATAAGTTTCAAAATAGATTTTAA
- a CDS encoding 5-formyltetrahydrofolate cyclo-ligase, which yields MKKKEMRSIMLKQLTEISDEEYQQLSKEIHKHLFSFSTWNKANTVAVTVSRGREVDTFPIIKQAWTDKKTVVVPKCEPATNTMEFRSITSFDQLENVFYGLKEPILSETSAVKKSLIDLILVPGICFDKNGYRIGYGGGYYDRYLMDYKNDTVSLAFSSQLINGVPIEAHDVPVSTLITEHGVMK from the coding sequence TTGAAGAAAAAGGAAATGAGAAGCATTATGCTAAAACAACTTACCGAAATCAGTGATGAAGAATATCAACAGCTTTCAAAAGAAATACATAAGCATTTATTTTCTTTCTCAACATGGAATAAGGCAAATACAGTAGCTGTTACAGTTTCTCGAGGCAGAGAAGTTGATACTTTTCCGATCATAAAACAAGCGTGGACTGATAAGAAAACAGTTGTTGTTCCAAAATGCGAACCAGCTACCAATACGATGGAATTTAGAAGCATTACCTCTTTTGATCAGCTTGAGAATGTCTTTTACGGTTTAAAAGAACCGATCTTATCAGAAACATCTGCTGTAAAAAAATCTCTAATTGATCTTATCCTTGTCCCAGGTATTTGTTTTGATAAAAATGGTTATCGAATAGGCTATGGTGGGGGATATTATGATCGATATCTTATGGATTATAAAAATGATACTGTTTCATTAGCTTTTTCAAGTCAACTTATTAACGGAGTACCTATAGAAGCTCATGATGTTCCTGTATCCACCCTTATTACTGAGCATGGAGTAATGAAATAA
- the pstB gene encoding phosphate ABC transporter ATP-binding protein PstB, translating to MAVLSDSEKKNVTTIERSEKSVDKKSVVYDTKDLNLWYGGDHALKNINLSIHENEVTAIIGPSGCGKSTFIKTLNRMVELIPVVRISGDIRYREKSILDKSYKVEDLRTRVGMVFQKPNPFPKSIYDNIAYGPRIHGIKDKRILDEIVERSLRGAAIWSEVKDRLKENAYGLSGGQQQRLCIARCLAIEPDVILMDEPTSALDPISTLKVEELIQDLKKDYSIIIVTHNMQQAARISDKTAFFLNGEVVEFDATDKIFSNPVDKRTEDYITGRFG from the coding sequence ATGGCAGTTTTATCTGATAGTGAAAAGAAAAATGTAACGACTATTGAAAGATCAGAGAAGTCAGTGGATAAAAAGAGCGTTGTATATGATACAAAAGATTTAAATTTATGGTACGGTGGAGATCATGCATTAAAGAACATTAACCTTTCTATTCATGAAAATGAAGTAACGGCAATCATTGGACCTTCTGGTTGTGGAAAATCGACATTTATTAAAACATTAAACAGAATGGTTGAATTAATACCTGTTGTTCGTATATCAGGAGATATCAGATATAGAGAAAAAAGTATCCTTGATAAGAGTTATAAGGTTGAAGATTTAAGAACAAGAGTTGGTATGGTTTTCCAAAAGCCTAATCCATTTCCTAAATCAATTTATGATAACATCGCTTACGGACCTAGAATTCATGGTATAAAAGATAAACGTATTTTAGATGAAATTGTTGAGAGAAGTTTACGTGGAGCTGCAATTTGGTCTGAAGTTAAGGATCGATTAAAAGAAAATGCATATGGTCTTTCTGGGGGACAGCAACAGCGTTTATGTATTGCTCGTTGCTTAGCAATTGAGCCTGATGTTATCTTAATGGATGAACCAACTTCAGCGCTTGATCCGATATCAACTCTTAAGGTAGAGGAATTAATTCAAGATTTAAAGAAAGATTATAGCATTATCATTGTAACTCACAACATGCAACAAGCTGCTCGTATTTCAGATAAAACAGCGTTCTTCTTAAACGGAGAAGTTGTAGAATTTGATGCAACGGATAAAATCTTTTCAAATCCTGTTGATAAGAGAACTGAGGATTATATTACAGGTCGATTCGGTTAA